From the genome of Eriocheir sinensis breed Jianghai 21 chromosome 55, ASM2467909v1, whole genome shotgun sequence:
AGCAGATTTTTACATTTGTTAGGCAGAAAGGGTTTACAGGCCCCCTGCTGTGACTGTTTCACTATGTCAGCCTGTGGAATATTTGCTTTGTTTAGCTTTATTTGTCCTGTGAAAATTTCTGAAGTACCAAACAACACCTTGTGATTTATCTTAGAATACCATGCAAAACACCATTTCCTTGGAAATTAGGGCACCAGTTCTGTTCATCTCTAAAAATATGCAAGTTTGAGCAGCAACAAGGCTGTCCAGAAAATAGACTATCATTTATCTTAGCATAACAACAAAAATGTCCTTTCATTGAATATGAAGGAATTAGGTGCATGAAAAGGAGCTCTTtcagaagagtgtatcaagaggCACTGTGTATTGCTTACCTAATTCTCACTGATCTACAAAGAAGTGTTTACGAAAGGTAAAACAATAATATTGAATAACAAAAAACTCATTCCTACTGCATACCTGAGATTTCTTTGAGGAGGAGTTGCTTTCGATAATCCATGTCAAGGGCGTAGGAGGGGCAGGTGGGGAAGAGATTGCTTCGGGCAAACTCACCGTCAGCGTACTGGTCAGCCAAGATGTTGTAAGAGATCACCCGCAGACTGAACATGGAATGATGCAAGGAGAAACATATTAATCATAACAATACAGCTCTTATATTTCCACTGTATATAAGATCCTAATacaacttttttatatatattttagttgTTGTGGAAAGGTTTCAGTACAAAACTTTACCAATACCAGTACAGGCTAAGGACAACTCCCATAGTCCATTTCATTCTGTCTGTCCACTCACAAACGTAGATGCGGCACCTGTGCATTGTTAGTTCATGATtgtgtgaagatcaactttatatattCAGTGAtaaatttgaatgtttgtgtatactaAAAACCCTGAAGTCCTTTTATGTGTACCGCAAATGAGCCAATTTGCATCGATAATTTACCATACAAGCGAAAgaacaatttgtatatcaaatagtacagtctgatcatactcaaatgattcatagcctttcagatgTCATATTCATTTTCTTTGCATAAAAGGTTGAGTGCACCTTGACTTTTAATACCATACCAAGGGTGACTAAAGTAACAAACATCAAAGGAGAGTCATACATACCAGTTTGGTCCAGCCAGGTTCTTGGTGACTGCGTGACGCCTCTGAAAAGGACACTCTCCAGGGCCGGCTGACACTAGCACAGCAGACGTCATCTCAGTGTCCTCCCCTACCCGCTCCCCCCGCCGAGGCTTCACTAACACCTGAGATGAACACAAATCCTTATTTCAGCACATGTGGCATGGTTAAGTATAGAGTTACTGTAGTACACATATTACTTCATGTACGTATAGATCCCGAAGTAAATACTGGGGAGGCAGAGGGTGGGTGGTTTgcatgcgggcgtggtgagcccatggacctaggtttgagtcccaccaaaacacactgatattttttttatggggACAGACTAAGCATCTAATACagccaatgtcaacaagatgagaaaacaattacaacaggcaaatgaactgaagttgctaacccatggttgcactGCACATATTCTAAATGTTTGGCTCATGATCTGGATATTGGTAACATTGAAGAACATATGACTCATGAAAAATGCTTTAGAAAcaatcactctgcctcagcaagatatggTCAGAAAGGTGGTCAGTGTCTTGTTCTGCTCCaggacactggacggaccacGTGTGGctaatggaatatatatatatatatatatatatatatatatatatatatatatatatatatatatatatatatatatatatatatatatatatatatatatatatatatttagaagaaaaaaaatcaaacataaATCTTGATTTcaatcaatgatttaaaaaaaaaatgacttaaATCTTTACTTAAttcaacttgatttaaatcaaacaaccctggtGCTAAATAATCCTTAATGGATAGAAAATGTCTCCAACACAGCAAGAACAAAATTGACCAAAGTTTAGAACATCTTCCAACAGTTCTTACCTTTAACAACCTTCCCACGTCATCATTGCCGGTGAAACACGTGTATCCCGTCCCCATCTCCAACCACTTGATCTTCCCCATCTGTGCTCTGGCCTCCTCGTCACTACTAAACTTTATGTCACTCTTGTACCAAGTGAACAAACTGTCCTCCGCTTTGCCATTAGCCACCTCAATCTTGTTTGGGTAGACGGGGAACCCTGCCATGACGTTCTTAGGCAGCTCTAACGTCTGAACTATTGGAGGGTTCACATCTAGGATGTACGCCTGCTCCCCTATGTCAAGGTAATGCTGGCTTGCCTGGGCCACGAAACACTCAAAGCAGCTCATGTCCTTGCTCACGCTGACGCCCCCTTCATGAGTCTTTATATCTATGGGCACTACGGAGGCAggttcctcattcttctttttcttcttattcaggACCTTCTGGATGTTGCTGCTGATGCGCGTCAACACGCTGCTCAGGTCTTCCTCCGTGGAGCGCTTCAGGTTGAACGTCCTGTCAATATTTGAGTGCCGGACCCTGAAGGAGAGCCCCACCGAGCCGGCCTCTTCGTCGTGcgtcaccaccaccctcctgTCCTCCATGTCGTACAGCCGCCGCAGCTCGGGGGAATATAGGCGAAGGTGAGGCAGGCGAGGGAACAGGTACAGGGAAAGCCGCGGTAGCCGAGGCAACACGTGCAGAGGAAGTCCCCGGAGCCGCATTGTTGACGTCGCTTAGTGCCCGAGTCGCGGAGGGACTCGTATCGTTGACAGATTGTCGTATTTTTCGATTTATTACCCAAACTATTACAAAAGCGAAAATAACTAACGGTTCAGCAATAAGTTTAAATGAATGCCGTTAGTTTGGGTCTGAAACCGatatgcaatgttctgagtatgACTCACTGGCGTGTCGGGGCGATTCTCTGCCGCGGCCAACCAATAATACTTACGTCAGACTCAGCGGCGTCAAATCGAGCAACAAACCGCGTGTAACAGCGACGTAAAAGCGACTCGTGTCATCACGGTGTGGCGACCACCAATCGTTCCTGTGCCAGCGCTGGCACACCAGTGATTTGTGGTCGCCATGCCGTGACGGCATGCAAGGTAGCAGGAATGTGGCTTTCCATAATATGTTGTgtctccccgaaggggtaacaggtagagtgatggccacATGTGGGGAGGATCCGCGTCTGCTCTCCACAGTCGCTCGTGTGAAAGGTTCGCTTCAGAACAATGGAAACCTATATATTATATAGGTTACTCTActtgttaccccttcggggagacACAACAGAATCACCGGAGATCGagaatcccaccgctgccaccagtgagACGCCCCGAATTTCCTCTTTACTATACTcccacacggcctctgcgtgtaacgaaacacgagaaattaatccagacaaggaaagtttttttgccggtgccggggatcgaacccgcgacaaGCAAGACGCAGAGGCGGGAGGCCCCGGCAGAGCCACCCCTTAGGGCTCTTTCTCACGACGCCACCGTATGTTTTCAATGATTCAAATGTAACTCTTTAGACTGGATAAACTGAAGAGGCGTTACTTTCCCGCGGCTAACCTTCCGTATGCAGGCGACTTGATCTGCGGCGTCCCTCAGTCGAGCTACAAACCGCGTGTTCACAGCCGTGACGTACACCGTGCACGAAACGGCCGGTGTGGAGGTATAGTAATCCCATTTGAAACCGCCCGATGGGGTGTCGGCCGGAGGGGTTCTCCTTCCGGACCACGCTGCTACATCTCTCCAATTGTCGGATTTGAGCCAGGGTGTGAAGTGGACCCACCATTTGCCTAACTTtattctctcctcatcctcctctctctctctctctgcttataagACAACATATATTCAaactattttaatatatatatatatatatatatatatatatatatatatatatatatatatatatatatatatatatatatatatatatatatatatatatattc
Proteins encoded in this window:
- the LOC126983882 gene encoding 2',5'-phosphodiesterase 12-like produces the protein MRLRGLPLHVLPRLPRLSLYLFPRLPHLRLYSPELRRLYDMEDRRVVVTHDEEAGSVGLSFRVRHSNIDRTFNLKRSTEEDLSSVLTRISSNIQKVLNKKKKKNEEPASVVPIDIKTHEGGVSVSKDMSCFECFVAQASQHYLDIGEQAYILDVNPPIVQTLELPKNVMAGFPVYPNKIEVANGKAEDSLFTWYKSDIKFSSDEEARAQMGKIKWLEMGTGYTCFTGNDDVGRLLKVLVKPRRGERVGEDTEMTSAVLVSAGPGECPFQRRHAVTKNLAGPNCLRVISYNILADQYADGEFARSNLFPTCPSYALDMDYRKQLLLKEISGYNGDVVCLQEVDEKVFMRDLQPALRGEGLEGIYTGKGGSVTEGVALFYRQSKLRLLENQRFILSEELQTNVMFSEIWEKVQASEVLKEKIVNRFTVLQVSVLESVEDPHQLVVVGGTHLYFRPEADHIRLLQAGLGLQILRQVMGLYQIKYPSKQVSLIFTGDFNSTPEFEVYRLMTSQMAGFDDIDWAEKEDECVSDVNFSHDLELASACGCPPYTNFTKGFYGCLDYIFYQTDHFSVKQVVELPSHEEVTQHEFLPSITIPSDHLALIADLEFKRK